Genomic window (candidate division KSB1 bacterium):
CAAGTTTTTGGCGAGCTTGAAGAAATTCTCAGCCGCGTGCGCGAAGCCATGCCTGGTTTGTCAACCGATTTGCGCCGCGTTGCCGGCGGCATGGCGACGATGGTTCACGGGCCTTTGGAAATTGCCGAAAACCACGCTTTGGTTCGCGCCGCGCAACAGGCCCGCGCCGCAATTTATGGCGACGCGGGAGTGCTTACATCTTTTCCCGCTTGGACGGATGCGGCGTTGCTTTCGCGCGAAGCGAATATTCCCTGCATCGTTTGCGGCCCGGGAGATTTGTCGCTCGCGCACTCGGCAGAGGAATCCATTGCCATAACCGAAGTCGAAGAAGCGGTGTATTTTTATGTGGCTGCCGCGAGGTATTTTTTAGGGAATGCCTGATTGGGCTGTTTTGTTCACCAACACAAAATATTATGAAACTCCGCCTTCCTCACACTTACGTTCTGCTTTTCTCTTTGCTCCTCATGGCCTCGGCTTCCACTCATTTCATTCCCGCGGGCGAATACAATCGAATTGAGAGAGACGGCCGCCAACTCGTCGAGCCGGGCTCCTATCATCTTGTCGAACCCAATCCGGCTGGTATTGACGATGTGTTCATGGCTTTTCCTCAGGGGCTGATTGAAGTTGCGTATATCGTCTTTTACATTTTTATCGTTGGCGGTGCTTTCGGCGTGATTGCCGGAACCGGTGCTATTGAGGCGGGCATTAATCTCATCGTCCGTCGCCTCGGCAACCATCAAGGCGCCGTCGTGCCGGTGCTGACATTGATTTTCGCCATCGGCGGCGGCTCGTTTGGCATGGCCGAAGAAACCCTGCCGTTTTTGCCGGCGCTCGTCATCCTCAGCCGCTCGCTCGGATACGACTCGGTGGTTGGCGGCGCCATCGCCCTGGTTGGCGCCGGCGCCGGTTTTGCCGGCGCTTTTCTCAATCCCTTTACCATCGGCGTCGCGCAGGGGATCGCCGGCCTGCCTTTGTTCTCCGGCGTCGAATTTCGCCTCGCCGTGTGGGCCGTTCTTACGGTGATCACCATGATTTTTATTTTGCGTTATGCGAAGAAAATCAAACGCTCGCCGCAGAGCAGCCCGGTTTACGCCATCGATCAAAAGCGGCCAGCCGTGACGGCAGATTTCACGCAGGCGAAATTGTCACGGCCGCAGGCGATGGCGCTTTTGCTCTCCGCCGTTGCCTTTGGCTTTCTGATTGTTGGCGCGATGCAATGGGGCTGGGGAATCAACGAGCTATCCGGACTCTTTTTCGCGCTGGCCATTCTGGCCGGACCAATCGGCGGGCTTTCGCTCAATGATACGGCCGAGAAATTCATCGAAGGCGCGGCCTCGCTCGCCGGCGGTGCCTTGGTGGTGGGACTGGCGCGCGCGATTTTGGTCGTGCTATCGAACGCACGAGTGATTGATACGATCATGATGTCACTCTCCGGCGCGGTGAGCCACTTGCCTGCGGAGATCAGCGTTGTCGGCATTTACGTTGTGCAGATTCTGCTGAATTTCATCGTGCCCTCCGGCAGCGGCCAGGCGGCGCTTTCGATTCCCATCCTCGCGCCGCTGTCGGATTTGCTCGGGGTGACAAAACAAACGATGGTGCTGGCGTATCAATTCGGCGACGGCTTCACCAACGTGTTCACGCCGACACAGGGCTATTTCATGGCGGGCCTGGCGTTGATCAGGATTCCGTGGCATATCTGGGCGCGGTGGATCTTTCCGCTTTTGCTGATTTGGTGGGGGGTTGGATTGGTCGCGCTGTTGGTGGCGCATGCGATGAGGTTGGGGCCGTTTTAAGCGGATTGGGTGAAGTCGAACCGTTGGCGTCATATCGTGCCCCCGCCTTATCCAGCATTGCCATGCAATTGGGATTCTGAGAGAGGGAGAGAGCTTCCAAAAAACTCTCTTGCAATCCCAGAGCGCGATGCCTGAAGGCATTCCTACGAACGTTTCACCACCGCCCGCCCCGGATAAACCGCCGACTCGCCGAGCAGCTCCTCGATGCGCAGCAGTTGGTTGTACTTGCAAATGCGGTCGGTGCGCGAGGCGCTGCCGGTTTTGATTTGGCCGGCGTTCGTCGCCACGGCGATGTCGGCAATCGTCGTGTCTTCGGTTTCGCCGGAGCGATGCGAGATCACCGCCGTGTAACCGGCGCGATGCGCCATGTCGATCGCCGCCAGCGTTTCCGTGAGCGAGCCGATTTGGTTGACTTTCACCAGAATCGAATTGCCCACGCCTTTTTCGATGCCCTGCCGCAAACGCCTGGTGTTCGTCACAAAGATATCGTCGCCGACGAGCTGAAGCTGGCGGCCATGGCCCTCGGTGAATTTTTGCCAGCCCTCCCAATCGTCCTCCGCCAGGCCGTCTTCAATCGACACAATCGGATATTTGCTCTTCAGGTTGGCGTAATAATCGATCATCTCATCCGAGCTTAAGCTGCGGCTCTCTGACTTCAAATCATATTTTTTCGTTTGTTTGTTATAAAACTCGCTCGCCGCCGGATCGAGCGCGATGAAAATCTCCTCACCGGCTTTATAGCCCGCGGCTTCGATGGCCTGCATGATCACTTGCAGCGCTTCTTCGTTGGATTTCAAATCCGGCGCGAATCCGCCTTCGTCGCCGACCGCGGTGTTGTAACCTTTTTTCTTGAGCACACTTTTCAAATTATGAAAAACCTCTGCACCCATGCGCAGGGCCTCGGCAAACGAGCTGGCGCCGGCAGGCATGACCATGAACTCTTGCAGATCGACGTTGTTGTCCGCGTGCGCGCCGCCGTTGATGATGTTCAGCATCGGCACCGGCAGGGTGCGGGCATTGACGCCACCGAGATATTGAAATAACGGCAGATTGCTGGCTTGCGCGCCGGCTTTGCAAACCGCGAGCGAAACAGCCAGAATCGCGTTCGCGCCCAGCCGGCCTTTGTTCTCCGTGCCGTCCAGAGCGAGCATGGCTGCGTCAATGGCGGTTTGTTCGCGCGCTTCCATGCCGACGATTTCCGGCGCAATCAACTCATTCACATTTTTCACCGCCTGCAAAACACCTTTGCCGAGATAGCGCTTCGCGTCCTTATCGCGCAATTCCAGCGCCTCGTGCTCGCCGGTGGAGGCGCCGCTCGGCACTGCCGCGCGGCCCATGATTCCGTTTTCCAAAACCACATCGACTTCCACCGTCGGATTGCCGCGCGAATCGAGAATCTCGCGGGCGTGGACCTCAAGAATTGTAGACATGGGTTCTCCTTATATGAAAAAGCATGAAAAGCAAAGCATATAACGCCGATCTGGCAATTTGCGCTCAGCCGATCACGCATTGTAAAAATTGTTCATTGCTCCTCTGGTGCCTTATGGAAGTGGGATTTCTAGAAACGTTCCAGGCTGAATGACGTGCAACGATTGCTCAATAGCAGAAATAAGCTGGGCAACAATAGGGACCTTGTTGCTAGGCAAAATAATCACGGATAATTTTTTTTGCCTGTGAGATTCTGCTGAAAGGGGAGATTTTGATCTGTTGAAACTAAAACGTCAAACTGGCCTTCAGCCAAGTCGAGCAGCTTTCCGTTTTTTATGCCCGCCCAACCCAGTTCTTGAACGGTGCGGATGAAAAATTGAGGCAACCGCCTTTTTACCAAGCGGGGCGTGCATTCATCCAGCAAGATTTTCAATTTGGTTTCTCCAATCTTGCAAGAGTGGATTTGTAAAACTCAAGAATCTGCAGCGCCTGCTCGCGCGTGACCGTAGGGAAATTATCGAGAAATTCATCCAGTGTCAGGCCGG
Coding sequences:
- a CDS encoding AbgT family transporter; this encodes MKLRLPHTYVLLFSLLLMASASTHFIPAGEYNRIERDGRQLVEPGSYHLVEPNPAGIDDVFMAFPQGLIEVAYIVFYIFIVGGAFGVIAGTGAIEAGINLIVRRLGNHQGAVVPVLTLIFAIGGGSFGMAEETLPFLPALVILSRSLGYDSVVGGAIALVGAGAGFAGAFLNPFTIGVAQGIAGLPLFSGVEFRLAVWAVLTVITMIFILRYAKKIKRSPQSSPVYAIDQKRPAVTADFTQAKLSRPQAMALLLSAVAFGFLIVGAMQWGWGINELSGLFFALAILAGPIGGLSLNDTAEKFIEGAASLAGGALVVGLARAILVVLSNARVIDTIMMSLSGAVSHLPAEISVVGIYVVQILLNFIVPSGSGQAALSIPILAPLSDLLGVTKQTMVLAYQFGDGFTNVFTPTQGYFMAGLALIRIPWHIWARWIFPLLLIWWGVGLVALLVAHAMRLGPF
- the eno gene encoding phosphopyruvate hydratase — translated: MSTILEVHAREILDSRGNPTVEVDVVLENGIMGRAAVPSGASTGEHEALELRDKDAKRYLGKGVLQAVKNVNELIAPEIVGMEAREQTAIDAAMLALDGTENKGRLGANAILAVSLAVCKAGAQASNLPLFQYLGGVNARTLPVPMLNIINGGAHADNNVDLQEFMVMPAGASSFAEALRMGAEVFHNLKSVLKKKGYNTAVGDEGGFAPDLKSNEEALQVIMQAIEAAGYKAGEEIFIALDPAASEFYNKQTKKYDLKSESRSLSSDEMIDYYANLKSKYPIVSIEDGLAEDDWEGWQKFTEGHGRQLQLVGDDIFVTNTRRLRQGIEKGVGNSILVKVNQIGSLTETLAAIDMAHRAGYTAVISHRSGETEDTTIADIAVATNAGQIKTGSASRTDRICKYNQLLRIEELLGESAVYPGRAVVKRS